In Rutidosis leptorrhynchoides isolate AG116_Rl617_1_P2 chromosome 2, CSIRO_AGI_Rlap_v1, whole genome shotgun sequence, one genomic interval encodes:
- the LOC139888741 gene encoding uncharacterized protein: MTELTTLLIELLVPKFDGLREPVVDVAHKSRYSIQPGSDKMYQDLKALYWWPNLKTDITTYVGKCLTCVNVKTKHQRPSGLLTELEIPSGNENEMNKMEKLAKVYLKEMVSSHGVPISIISDRDSRHLPLEEFSYNNSYHMSTKATPFEMLYGRKCRSPLCWSELGDSQLTCPEIIHETTEKIVQIQERLKTARS; this comes from the exons ATGACGGAACTCACTACTTTGCTAATAGAATTATTGGTACCGAAATTCGACGGACTAAGGGAACCCGTGGTAGATGTGgcacacaagtcaagatactcAATTCAGCCTGGGTCTGAtaaaatgtatcaagatcttaaggcactataCTGGTGGCCCAATCTGAAGACCGATATCACTACTTACGTTGGTAAATGCTTGACATGCGTTAACGTCAAGACTAAACATCAAAGACCGTCAGGACTGCTGACAGAACTAGAGATTCCTAGTGGAAACGAGAAT GAGATGAATAAGATGGAAAAGTTGGCAAAAGTTTACCTTAAGGAAATGGTTTCCAGTCATGGAGTACCTATATCTATTATCTCCGACCGCGATAGCAG ACATCTACCACTggaagaattctcgtataacaacagttatcacatgAGTACTAAGGCCACGCCTTTTGAGATGTTATACGGGAGGAAGTGTAGATCACCCTTATGCTGGAGTGAATTAGGGGATAGTCAATTGACATGTCCtgagattattcatgagactacagaGAAAATTGTGCAAATTCAAGAGAGGTTGAAAACAGCTCGAagctga